The following proteins come from a genomic window of Clupea harengus chromosome 22, Ch_v2.0.2, whole genome shotgun sequence:
- the pip5k1cb gene encoding phosphatidylinositol-4-phosphate 5-kinase, type I, gamma b isoform X3, translating into MPSSSFYPGSGPDKKIGHRRVDSSGETTYKKTPSSALKGAIQLGIGYTVGNLSSKPERDVLMQDFYVVESIFFPSEGSNLTPAHHFPDFRFKTYAPVAFRYFRELFNIRPDDYLYSLCNEPLIELSNPGASGSIFYVTRDDEFIIKTVNAKEAEFLQKLLPGYYMNLNQNPRTLLPKFFGLYCVQSGGKNIRIVVMNNALPRVFRMHYKFDLKGSTYKRRASKKEREKSSPTFKDLDFMQEVADGLILDTVMYNALVKTLQRDCLVLESFKIMDYSLLLGVHNLDQAEREQQMEGSQGSGDEKRPAPQRALYSTAMESIQGGAIDTEDTMGGIPAVSGKGERLLLFIGIIDILQSYRLVKKLEHTWKALVHDGDTVSVHRPSFYAERFLKFMNNNVFKKSSSLKSSPSKRGRGSLAVPKYTGPGAAWSASQLPSERDELIYDLRGARSFPALEDEGKGTPPLFEEATTASIATTLSSNNSISIPERSPSDTAEHPRYRSKEVVDIHEADKQTITVHVEVKRETEEVVDQERCPEEKKEGGEEKEEKVKAESKVETEPAAEPTQPSLESSEVAESEIQEAVISEDDTPQPADCTVASVVHEAPVTQEMAAQIQPLASSAAPVHAVPPRPRGAVDVDAVSQLSESASRGSLEDEVPVTDIYFYADGRYWVYSPVLQRRKVNSSSSSFQQPTEDRNWVYSPLHYGSESQPVSDGENET; encoded by the exons aTGCCGTCATCATCCTTCTATCCTGGCTCAGGGCCTGATAAGAAGATTGGCCACAGAAGAGTGGATTCCTCAGGAGAGACCACCTACAAGAAG ACCCCATCCTCTGCCCTGAAAGGTGCCATCCAGCTTGGCATCGGCTACACGGTGGGCAACCTGAGCTCCAAGCCTGAGAGAGATGTGCTCATGCAGGACTTTTATGTGGTGGAGAGCATCTTCTTTccaag TGAGGGCAGCAATCTGACCCCAGCCCATCATTTCCCAGACTTCCGGTTCAAGACCTATGCCCCTGTGGCATTCCGCTACTTCCGTGAACTCTTCAACATTCGCCCTGATGACTACCTG TACTCTCTGTGCAATGAGCCTCTGATCGAGCTCTCTAACCCTGGTGCCAGCGGCTCCATCTTCTATGTCACCAGGGACGATGAGTTCATCATCAAAACAGTCAATGCTAAAGAAGCTGAGTTTCTGCAGAAGCTGCTGCCTGGATATTACATG AACTTGAACCAGAACCCTCGCACGCTGCTGCCCAAGTTCTTCGGCCTGTACTGCGTGCAGTCCGGTGGGAAGAACATCCGGATTGTGGTAATGAACAACGCCCTGCCTCGCGTGTTCCGTATGCACTACAAGTTTGACCTCAAGGGATCCACCTACAAGCGGCGGGCTTCCAAAAAGGAGCGTGAGAAATCCAGCCCCACCTTTAAAGATCTGGACTTCATGCAGGAGGTCGCAGATGGCCTCATACTTGACACAGTCATGTACAACGCCCTGGTGAAGACTCTACAGAGGGACTGCCTG GTGCTGGAGAGCTTTAAGATCATGGACTACAGCCTGCTGCTGGGGGTGCACAACCTGGACCAGGCCGAGCGGGAGCAGCAGATGGAGGGCTCGCAGGGCAGCGGGGACGAGAAGAGGCCCGCGCCACAGCGCGCCCTCTACTCCACCGCCATGGAGTCCATCCAGGGAGGGGCCATCGACACCGAAGACAC gatGGGTGGAATACCTGCTGTGAGTGGGAAAGGAGAAAGACTCCTCCTCTTCATTGGCATCATTGACATTCTGCAGTCATACAG GCTCGTCAAGAAGCTGGAGCACACATGGAAAGCGCTGGTCCATGACggg GATACAGTGTCAGTTCACAGGCCCAGCTTCTATGCCGAGAGGTTTTTGAAGTTCATGAACAATAATGTGTTCAAGAAGAGTTCTT CTCTGAAGTCCTCCCCCTCCAAGAGGGGGCGTGGGTCACTGGCTGTGCCCAAATACACTGGCCCTGGGGCTGCCTGGTCGGCTAGCCAGCTCCCCTCTGAGAGAGATGAGCTAATCTATGACCTGAGAGGGGCTCGCAGTTTCCCTGCGCTGGAAGATGAGG GGAAAGGCACCCCTCCGCTGTTTGAGGAGGCCACTACAGCCTCCATTGccaccaccctctcctccaaCAACTCCATCTCCATTCCCGAGCGCTCGCCCTCAGACACCGCAGAGCACCCACGCTACAG ATCTAAAGAAGTGGTGGACATTCACGAAGCAGATAAGCAGACCATCACTGTGCATGTAGAAGTGaagcgagagacagaggaggtggTAGATCAAGAGAGATGtccagaggaaaagaaagaaggaggagaagaaaaagaagagaaagtgaAGGCGGAGAGTAAAGTGGAGACAGAGCCTGCTGCTGAGCCCACACAACCTTCCTTAGAGAGcag TGAAGTGGCTGAGTCTGAGATTCAAGAGGCAGTTATTTCTGAGGATGATACCCCACAGCCTGCCGATTGCACTGTAGCCTCTGTTGTCCATGAGGCTCCAGTCACCCAGGAGATGGCTGCACAGATCCAGCCACTGGCCTCGTCTGCAGCCCCAGTGCATGCTGTGCCTCCCAGGCCTCGGGGTGCAGTGGACGTGGATGCAGTGAGCCAGCTGTCCGAGTCAGCCAGCCGTGGCtcactggaggatgaagtgCCAGTCACAGACATCTacttt tATGCTGATGGGAGGTATTGGGTGTACTCTCCTGTTTTGCAACGCCGTAAAGTCAACTCCAGCTCTAGCAGTTTT CAGCAGCCTACAGAGGATAGGAATTGGGTGTACTCCCCTCTGCACTACGGCTCAGAGTCTCAGCCTGTCTCAGATGGCGAGAACGAGACA TAA
- the pip5k1cb gene encoding phosphatidylinositol-4-phosphate 5-kinase, type I, gamma b isoform X4 → MPSSSFYPGSGPDKKIGHRRVDSSGETTYKKTPSSALKGAIQLGIGYTVGNLSSKPERDVLMQDFYVVESIFFPSEGSNLTPAHHFPDFRFKTYAPVAFRYFRELFNIRPDDYLYSLCNEPLIELSNPGASGSIFYVTRDDEFIIKTVNAKEAEFLQKLLPGYYMNLNQNPRTLLPKFFGLYCVQSGGKNIRIVVMNNALPRVFRMHYKFDLKGSTYKRRASKKEREKSSPTFKDLDFMQEVADGLILDTVMYNALVKTLQRDCLVLESFKIMDYSLLLGVHNLDQAEREQQMEGSQGSGDEKRPAPQRALYSTAMESIQGGAIDTEDTMGGIPAVSGKGERLLLFIGIIDILQSYRLVKKLEHTWKALVHDGDTVSVHRPSFYAERFLKFMNNNVFKKSSSLKSSPSKRGRGSLAVPKYTGPGAAWSASQLPSERDELIYDLRGARSFPALEDEGKGTPPLFEEATTASIATTLSSNNSISIPERSPSDTAEHPRYRRQAQSLRDSEVRSKEVVDIHEADKQTITVHVEVKRETEEVVDQERCPEEKKEGGEEKEEKVKAESKVETEPAAEPTQPSLESSEVAESEIQEAVISEDDTPQPADCTVASVVHEAPVTQEMAAQIQPLASSAAPVHAVPPRPRGAVDVDAVSQLSESASRGSLEDEVPVTDIYFYADGRYWVYSPVLQRRKVNSSSSSF, encoded by the exons aTGCCGTCATCATCCTTCTATCCTGGCTCAGGGCCTGATAAGAAGATTGGCCACAGAAGAGTGGATTCCTCAGGAGAGACCACCTACAAGAAG ACCCCATCCTCTGCCCTGAAAGGTGCCATCCAGCTTGGCATCGGCTACACGGTGGGCAACCTGAGCTCCAAGCCTGAGAGAGATGTGCTCATGCAGGACTTTTATGTGGTGGAGAGCATCTTCTTTccaag TGAGGGCAGCAATCTGACCCCAGCCCATCATTTCCCAGACTTCCGGTTCAAGACCTATGCCCCTGTGGCATTCCGCTACTTCCGTGAACTCTTCAACATTCGCCCTGATGACTACCTG TACTCTCTGTGCAATGAGCCTCTGATCGAGCTCTCTAACCCTGGTGCCAGCGGCTCCATCTTCTATGTCACCAGGGACGATGAGTTCATCATCAAAACAGTCAATGCTAAAGAAGCTGAGTTTCTGCAGAAGCTGCTGCCTGGATATTACATG AACTTGAACCAGAACCCTCGCACGCTGCTGCCCAAGTTCTTCGGCCTGTACTGCGTGCAGTCCGGTGGGAAGAACATCCGGATTGTGGTAATGAACAACGCCCTGCCTCGCGTGTTCCGTATGCACTACAAGTTTGACCTCAAGGGATCCACCTACAAGCGGCGGGCTTCCAAAAAGGAGCGTGAGAAATCCAGCCCCACCTTTAAAGATCTGGACTTCATGCAGGAGGTCGCAGATGGCCTCATACTTGACACAGTCATGTACAACGCCCTGGTGAAGACTCTACAGAGGGACTGCCTG GTGCTGGAGAGCTTTAAGATCATGGACTACAGCCTGCTGCTGGGGGTGCACAACCTGGACCAGGCCGAGCGGGAGCAGCAGATGGAGGGCTCGCAGGGCAGCGGGGACGAGAAGAGGCCCGCGCCACAGCGCGCCCTCTACTCCACCGCCATGGAGTCCATCCAGGGAGGGGCCATCGACACCGAAGACAC gatGGGTGGAATACCTGCTGTGAGTGGGAAAGGAGAAAGACTCCTCCTCTTCATTGGCATCATTGACATTCTGCAGTCATACAG GCTCGTCAAGAAGCTGGAGCACACATGGAAAGCGCTGGTCCATGACggg GATACAGTGTCAGTTCACAGGCCCAGCTTCTATGCCGAGAGGTTTTTGAAGTTCATGAACAATAATGTGTTCAAGAAGAGTTCTT CTCTGAAGTCCTCCCCCTCCAAGAGGGGGCGTGGGTCACTGGCTGTGCCCAAATACACTGGCCCTGGGGCTGCCTGGTCGGCTAGCCAGCTCCCCTCTGAGAGAGATGAGCTAATCTATGACCTGAGAGGGGCTCGCAGTTTCCCTGCGCTGGAAGATGAGG GGAAAGGCACCCCTCCGCTGTTTGAGGAGGCCACTACAGCCTCCATTGccaccaccctctcctccaaCAACTCCATCTCCATTCCCGAGCGCTCGCCCTCAGACACCGCAGAGCACCCACGCTACAG GAGGCAGGCACAGTCACTGAGAGACTCAGAGGTCAG ATCTAAAGAAGTGGTGGACATTCACGAAGCAGATAAGCAGACCATCACTGTGCATGTAGAAGTGaagcgagagacagaggaggtggTAGATCAAGAGAGATGtccagaggaaaagaaagaaggaggagaagaaaaagaagagaaagtgaAGGCGGAGAGTAAAGTGGAGACAGAGCCTGCTGCTGAGCCCACACAACCTTCCTTAGAGAGcag TGAAGTGGCTGAGTCTGAGATTCAAGAGGCAGTTATTTCTGAGGATGATACCCCACAGCCTGCCGATTGCACTGTAGCCTCTGTTGTCCATGAGGCTCCAGTCACCCAGGAGATGGCTGCACAGATCCAGCCACTGGCCTCGTCTGCAGCCCCAGTGCATGCTGTGCCTCCCAGGCCTCGGGGTGCAGTGGACGTGGATGCAGTGAGCCAGCTGTCCGAGTCAGCCAGCCGTGGCtcactggaggatgaagtgCCAGTCACAGACATCTacttt tATGCTGATGGGAGGTATTGGGTGTACTCTCCTGTTTTGCAACGCCGTAAAGTCAACTCCAGCTCTAGCAGTTTT TAA
- the pip5k1cb gene encoding phosphatidylinositol-4-phosphate 5-kinase, type I, gamma b isoform X2, giving the protein MPSSSFYPGSGPDKKIGHRRVDSSGETTYKKTPSSALKGAIQLGIGYTVGNLSSKPERDVLMQDFYVVESIFFPSEGSNLTPAHHFPDFRFKTYAPVAFRYFRELFNIRPDDYLYSLCNEPLIELSNPGASGSIFYVTRDDEFIIKTVNAKEAEFLQKLLPGYYMNLNQNPRTLLPKFFGLYCVQSGGKNIRIVVMNNALPRVFRMHYKFDLKGSTYKRRASKKEREKSSPTFKDLDFMQEVADGLILDTVMYNALVKTLQRDCLVLESFKIMDYSLLLGVHNLDQAEREQQMEGSQGSGDEKRPAPQRALYSTAMESIQGGAIDTEDTMGGIPAVSGKGERLLLFIGIIDILQSYRLVKKLEHTWKALVHDGDTVSVHRPSFYAERFLKFMNNNVFKKSSSLKSSPSKRGRGSLAVPKYTGPGAAWSASQLPSERDELIYDLRGARSFPALEDEGKGTPPLFEEATTASIATTLSSNNSISIPERSPSDTAEHPRYRRQAQSLRDSEVRSKEVVDIHEADKQTITVHVEVKRETEEVVDQERCPEEKKEGGEEKEEKVKAESKVETEPAAEPTQPSLESSEVAESEIQEAVISEDDTPQPADCTVASVVHEAPVTQEMAAQIQPLASSAAPVHAVPPRPRGAVDVDAVSQLSESASRGSLEDEVPVTDIYFYADGRYWVYSPVLQRRKVNSSSSSFQPTEDRNWVYSPLHYGSESQPVSDGENET; this is encoded by the exons aTGCCGTCATCATCCTTCTATCCTGGCTCAGGGCCTGATAAGAAGATTGGCCACAGAAGAGTGGATTCCTCAGGAGAGACCACCTACAAGAAG ACCCCATCCTCTGCCCTGAAAGGTGCCATCCAGCTTGGCATCGGCTACACGGTGGGCAACCTGAGCTCCAAGCCTGAGAGAGATGTGCTCATGCAGGACTTTTATGTGGTGGAGAGCATCTTCTTTccaag TGAGGGCAGCAATCTGACCCCAGCCCATCATTTCCCAGACTTCCGGTTCAAGACCTATGCCCCTGTGGCATTCCGCTACTTCCGTGAACTCTTCAACATTCGCCCTGATGACTACCTG TACTCTCTGTGCAATGAGCCTCTGATCGAGCTCTCTAACCCTGGTGCCAGCGGCTCCATCTTCTATGTCACCAGGGACGATGAGTTCATCATCAAAACAGTCAATGCTAAAGAAGCTGAGTTTCTGCAGAAGCTGCTGCCTGGATATTACATG AACTTGAACCAGAACCCTCGCACGCTGCTGCCCAAGTTCTTCGGCCTGTACTGCGTGCAGTCCGGTGGGAAGAACATCCGGATTGTGGTAATGAACAACGCCCTGCCTCGCGTGTTCCGTATGCACTACAAGTTTGACCTCAAGGGATCCACCTACAAGCGGCGGGCTTCCAAAAAGGAGCGTGAGAAATCCAGCCCCACCTTTAAAGATCTGGACTTCATGCAGGAGGTCGCAGATGGCCTCATACTTGACACAGTCATGTACAACGCCCTGGTGAAGACTCTACAGAGGGACTGCCTG GTGCTGGAGAGCTTTAAGATCATGGACTACAGCCTGCTGCTGGGGGTGCACAACCTGGACCAGGCCGAGCGGGAGCAGCAGATGGAGGGCTCGCAGGGCAGCGGGGACGAGAAGAGGCCCGCGCCACAGCGCGCCCTCTACTCCACCGCCATGGAGTCCATCCAGGGAGGGGCCATCGACACCGAAGACAC gatGGGTGGAATACCTGCTGTGAGTGGGAAAGGAGAAAGACTCCTCCTCTTCATTGGCATCATTGACATTCTGCAGTCATACAG GCTCGTCAAGAAGCTGGAGCACACATGGAAAGCGCTGGTCCATGACggg GATACAGTGTCAGTTCACAGGCCCAGCTTCTATGCCGAGAGGTTTTTGAAGTTCATGAACAATAATGTGTTCAAGAAGAGTTCTT CTCTGAAGTCCTCCCCCTCCAAGAGGGGGCGTGGGTCACTGGCTGTGCCCAAATACACTGGCCCTGGGGCTGCCTGGTCGGCTAGCCAGCTCCCCTCTGAGAGAGATGAGCTAATCTATGACCTGAGAGGGGCTCGCAGTTTCCCTGCGCTGGAAGATGAGG GGAAAGGCACCCCTCCGCTGTTTGAGGAGGCCACTACAGCCTCCATTGccaccaccctctcctccaaCAACTCCATCTCCATTCCCGAGCGCTCGCCCTCAGACACCGCAGAGCACCCACGCTACAG GAGGCAGGCACAGTCACTGAGAGACTCAGAGGTCAG ATCTAAAGAAGTGGTGGACATTCACGAAGCAGATAAGCAGACCATCACTGTGCATGTAGAAGTGaagcgagagacagaggaggtggTAGATCAAGAGAGATGtccagaggaaaagaaagaaggaggagaagaaaaagaagagaaagtgaAGGCGGAGAGTAAAGTGGAGACAGAGCCTGCTGCTGAGCCCACACAACCTTCCTTAGAGAGcag TGAAGTGGCTGAGTCTGAGATTCAAGAGGCAGTTATTTCTGAGGATGATACCCCACAGCCTGCCGATTGCACTGTAGCCTCTGTTGTCCATGAGGCTCCAGTCACCCAGGAGATGGCTGCACAGATCCAGCCACTGGCCTCGTCTGCAGCCCCAGTGCATGCTGTGCCTCCCAGGCCTCGGGGTGCAGTGGACGTGGATGCAGTGAGCCAGCTGTCCGAGTCAGCCAGCCGTGGCtcactggaggatgaagtgCCAGTCACAGACATCTacttt tATGCTGATGGGAGGTATTGGGTGTACTCTCCTGTTTTGCAACGCCGTAAAGTCAACTCCAGCTCTAGCAGTTTT CAGCCTACAGAGGATAGGAATTGGGTGTACTCCCCTCTGCACTACGGCTCAGAGTCTCAGCCTGTCTCAGATGGCGAGAACGAGACA TAA
- the pip5k1cb gene encoding phosphatidylinositol-4-phosphate 5-kinase, type I, gamma b isoform X6, protein MPSSSFYPGSGPDKKIGHRRVDSSGETTYKKTPSSALKGAIQLGIGYTVGNLSSKPERDVLMQDFYVVESIFFPSEGSNLTPAHHFPDFRFKTYAPVAFRYFRELFNIRPDDYLYSLCNEPLIELSNPGASGSIFYVTRDDEFIIKTVNAKEAEFLQKLLPGYYMNLNQNPRTLLPKFFGLYCVQSGGKNIRIVVMNNALPRVFRMHYKFDLKGSTYKRRASKKEREKSSPTFKDLDFMQEVADGLILDTVMYNALVKTLQRDCLVLESFKIMDYSLLLGVHNLDQAEREQQMEGSQGSGDEKRPAPQRALYSTAMESIQGGAIDTEDTMGGIPAVSGKGERLLLFIGIIDILQSYRLVKKLEHTWKALVHDGDTVSVHRPSFYAERFLKFMNNNVFKKSSSLKSSPSKRGRGSLAVPKYTGPGAAWSASQLPSERDELIYDLRGARSFPALEDEGKGTPPLFEEATTASIATTLSSNNSISIPERSPSDTAEHPRYRRQAQSLRDSEVRSKEVVDIHEADKQTITVHVEVKRETEEVVDQERCPEEKKEGGEEKEEKVKAESKVETEPAAEPTQPSLESSEVAESEIQEAVISEDDTPQPADCTVASVVHEAPVTQEMAAQIQPLASSAAPVHAVPPRPRGAVDVDAVSQLSESASRGSLEDEVPVTDIYF, encoded by the exons aTGCCGTCATCATCCTTCTATCCTGGCTCAGGGCCTGATAAGAAGATTGGCCACAGAAGAGTGGATTCCTCAGGAGAGACCACCTACAAGAAG ACCCCATCCTCTGCCCTGAAAGGTGCCATCCAGCTTGGCATCGGCTACACGGTGGGCAACCTGAGCTCCAAGCCTGAGAGAGATGTGCTCATGCAGGACTTTTATGTGGTGGAGAGCATCTTCTTTccaag TGAGGGCAGCAATCTGACCCCAGCCCATCATTTCCCAGACTTCCGGTTCAAGACCTATGCCCCTGTGGCATTCCGCTACTTCCGTGAACTCTTCAACATTCGCCCTGATGACTACCTG TACTCTCTGTGCAATGAGCCTCTGATCGAGCTCTCTAACCCTGGTGCCAGCGGCTCCATCTTCTATGTCACCAGGGACGATGAGTTCATCATCAAAACAGTCAATGCTAAAGAAGCTGAGTTTCTGCAGAAGCTGCTGCCTGGATATTACATG AACTTGAACCAGAACCCTCGCACGCTGCTGCCCAAGTTCTTCGGCCTGTACTGCGTGCAGTCCGGTGGGAAGAACATCCGGATTGTGGTAATGAACAACGCCCTGCCTCGCGTGTTCCGTATGCACTACAAGTTTGACCTCAAGGGATCCACCTACAAGCGGCGGGCTTCCAAAAAGGAGCGTGAGAAATCCAGCCCCACCTTTAAAGATCTGGACTTCATGCAGGAGGTCGCAGATGGCCTCATACTTGACACAGTCATGTACAACGCCCTGGTGAAGACTCTACAGAGGGACTGCCTG GTGCTGGAGAGCTTTAAGATCATGGACTACAGCCTGCTGCTGGGGGTGCACAACCTGGACCAGGCCGAGCGGGAGCAGCAGATGGAGGGCTCGCAGGGCAGCGGGGACGAGAAGAGGCCCGCGCCACAGCGCGCCCTCTACTCCACCGCCATGGAGTCCATCCAGGGAGGGGCCATCGACACCGAAGACAC gatGGGTGGAATACCTGCTGTGAGTGGGAAAGGAGAAAGACTCCTCCTCTTCATTGGCATCATTGACATTCTGCAGTCATACAG GCTCGTCAAGAAGCTGGAGCACACATGGAAAGCGCTGGTCCATGACggg GATACAGTGTCAGTTCACAGGCCCAGCTTCTATGCCGAGAGGTTTTTGAAGTTCATGAACAATAATGTGTTCAAGAAGAGTTCTT CTCTGAAGTCCTCCCCCTCCAAGAGGGGGCGTGGGTCACTGGCTGTGCCCAAATACACTGGCCCTGGGGCTGCCTGGTCGGCTAGCCAGCTCCCCTCTGAGAGAGATGAGCTAATCTATGACCTGAGAGGGGCTCGCAGTTTCCCTGCGCTGGAAGATGAGG GGAAAGGCACCCCTCCGCTGTTTGAGGAGGCCACTACAGCCTCCATTGccaccaccctctcctccaaCAACTCCATCTCCATTCCCGAGCGCTCGCCCTCAGACACCGCAGAGCACCCACGCTACAG GAGGCAGGCACAGTCACTGAGAGACTCAGAGGTCAG ATCTAAAGAAGTGGTGGACATTCACGAAGCAGATAAGCAGACCATCACTGTGCATGTAGAAGTGaagcgagagacagaggaggtggTAGATCAAGAGAGATGtccagaggaaaagaaagaaggaggagaagaaaaagaagagaaagtgaAGGCGGAGAGTAAAGTGGAGACAGAGCCTGCTGCTGAGCCCACACAACCTTCCTTAGAGAGcag TGAAGTGGCTGAGTCTGAGATTCAAGAGGCAGTTATTTCTGAGGATGATACCCCACAGCCTGCCGATTGCACTGTAGCCTCTGTTGTCCATGAGGCTCCAGTCACCCAGGAGATGGCTGCACAGATCCAGCCACTGGCCTCGTCTGCAGCCCCAGTGCATGCTGTGCCTCCCAGGCCTCGGGGTGCAGTGGACGTGGATGCAGTGAGCCAGCTGTCCGAGTCAGCCAGCCGTGGCtcactggaggatgaagtgCCAGTCACAGACATCTacttt TAA
- the pip5k1cb gene encoding phosphatidylinositol-4-phosphate 5-kinase, type I, gamma b isoform X1: MPSSSFYPGSGPDKKIGHRRVDSSGETTYKKTPSSALKGAIQLGIGYTVGNLSSKPERDVLMQDFYVVESIFFPSEGSNLTPAHHFPDFRFKTYAPVAFRYFRELFNIRPDDYLYSLCNEPLIELSNPGASGSIFYVTRDDEFIIKTVNAKEAEFLQKLLPGYYMNLNQNPRTLLPKFFGLYCVQSGGKNIRIVVMNNALPRVFRMHYKFDLKGSTYKRRASKKEREKSSPTFKDLDFMQEVADGLILDTVMYNALVKTLQRDCLVLESFKIMDYSLLLGVHNLDQAEREQQMEGSQGSGDEKRPAPQRALYSTAMESIQGGAIDTEDTMGGIPAVSGKGERLLLFIGIIDILQSYRLVKKLEHTWKALVHDGDTVSVHRPSFYAERFLKFMNNNVFKKSSSLKSSPSKRGRGSLAVPKYTGPGAAWSASQLPSERDELIYDLRGARSFPALEDEGKGTPPLFEEATTASIATTLSSNNSISIPERSPSDTAEHPRYRRQAQSLRDSEVRSKEVVDIHEADKQTITVHVEVKRETEEVVDQERCPEEKKEGGEEKEEKVKAESKVETEPAAEPTQPSLESSEVAESEIQEAVISEDDTPQPADCTVASVVHEAPVTQEMAAQIQPLASSAAPVHAVPPRPRGAVDVDAVSQLSESASRGSLEDEVPVTDIYFYADGRYWVYSPVLQRRKVNSSSSSFQQPTEDRNWVYSPLHYGSESQPVSDGENET; the protein is encoded by the exons aTGCCGTCATCATCCTTCTATCCTGGCTCAGGGCCTGATAAGAAGATTGGCCACAGAAGAGTGGATTCCTCAGGAGAGACCACCTACAAGAAG ACCCCATCCTCTGCCCTGAAAGGTGCCATCCAGCTTGGCATCGGCTACACGGTGGGCAACCTGAGCTCCAAGCCTGAGAGAGATGTGCTCATGCAGGACTTTTATGTGGTGGAGAGCATCTTCTTTccaag TGAGGGCAGCAATCTGACCCCAGCCCATCATTTCCCAGACTTCCGGTTCAAGACCTATGCCCCTGTGGCATTCCGCTACTTCCGTGAACTCTTCAACATTCGCCCTGATGACTACCTG TACTCTCTGTGCAATGAGCCTCTGATCGAGCTCTCTAACCCTGGTGCCAGCGGCTCCATCTTCTATGTCACCAGGGACGATGAGTTCATCATCAAAACAGTCAATGCTAAAGAAGCTGAGTTTCTGCAGAAGCTGCTGCCTGGATATTACATG AACTTGAACCAGAACCCTCGCACGCTGCTGCCCAAGTTCTTCGGCCTGTACTGCGTGCAGTCCGGTGGGAAGAACATCCGGATTGTGGTAATGAACAACGCCCTGCCTCGCGTGTTCCGTATGCACTACAAGTTTGACCTCAAGGGATCCACCTACAAGCGGCGGGCTTCCAAAAAGGAGCGTGAGAAATCCAGCCCCACCTTTAAAGATCTGGACTTCATGCAGGAGGTCGCAGATGGCCTCATACTTGACACAGTCATGTACAACGCCCTGGTGAAGACTCTACAGAGGGACTGCCTG GTGCTGGAGAGCTTTAAGATCATGGACTACAGCCTGCTGCTGGGGGTGCACAACCTGGACCAGGCCGAGCGGGAGCAGCAGATGGAGGGCTCGCAGGGCAGCGGGGACGAGAAGAGGCCCGCGCCACAGCGCGCCCTCTACTCCACCGCCATGGAGTCCATCCAGGGAGGGGCCATCGACACCGAAGACAC gatGGGTGGAATACCTGCTGTGAGTGGGAAAGGAGAAAGACTCCTCCTCTTCATTGGCATCATTGACATTCTGCAGTCATACAG GCTCGTCAAGAAGCTGGAGCACACATGGAAAGCGCTGGTCCATGACggg GATACAGTGTCAGTTCACAGGCCCAGCTTCTATGCCGAGAGGTTTTTGAAGTTCATGAACAATAATGTGTTCAAGAAGAGTTCTT CTCTGAAGTCCTCCCCCTCCAAGAGGGGGCGTGGGTCACTGGCTGTGCCCAAATACACTGGCCCTGGGGCTGCCTGGTCGGCTAGCCAGCTCCCCTCTGAGAGAGATGAGCTAATCTATGACCTGAGAGGGGCTCGCAGTTTCCCTGCGCTGGAAGATGAGG GGAAAGGCACCCCTCCGCTGTTTGAGGAGGCCACTACAGCCTCCATTGccaccaccctctcctccaaCAACTCCATCTCCATTCCCGAGCGCTCGCCCTCAGACACCGCAGAGCACCCACGCTACAG GAGGCAGGCACAGTCACTGAGAGACTCAGAGGTCAG ATCTAAAGAAGTGGTGGACATTCACGAAGCAGATAAGCAGACCATCACTGTGCATGTAGAAGTGaagcgagagacagaggaggtggTAGATCAAGAGAGATGtccagaggaaaagaaagaaggaggagaagaaaaagaagagaaagtgaAGGCGGAGAGTAAAGTGGAGACAGAGCCTGCTGCTGAGCCCACACAACCTTCCTTAGAGAGcag TGAAGTGGCTGAGTCTGAGATTCAAGAGGCAGTTATTTCTGAGGATGATACCCCACAGCCTGCCGATTGCACTGTAGCCTCTGTTGTCCATGAGGCTCCAGTCACCCAGGAGATGGCTGCACAGATCCAGCCACTGGCCTCGTCTGCAGCCCCAGTGCATGCTGTGCCTCCCAGGCCTCGGGGTGCAGTGGACGTGGATGCAGTGAGCCAGCTGTCCGAGTCAGCCAGCCGTGGCtcactggaggatgaagtgCCAGTCACAGACATCTacttt tATGCTGATGGGAGGTATTGGGTGTACTCTCCTGTTTTGCAACGCCGTAAAGTCAACTCCAGCTCTAGCAGTTTT CAGCAGCCTACAGAGGATAGGAATTGGGTGTACTCCCCTCTGCACTACGGCTCAGAGTCTCAGCCTGTCTCAGATGGCGAGAACGAGACA TAA